The following proteins are co-located in the Pyrobaculum calidifontis JCM 11548 genome:
- a CDS encoding molybdopterin molybdotransferase MoeA, whose protein sequence is MRYLAGLNPLAKVAEILPLVKKIGDVKKIATWDAVGYVAARDVAAPHDYPPYPRAAYDGYAVSSEATPGRFKVVGRVLVGQFRRDLSLKPGETVYVTVGAFLPEGADAVVPEEAVKREGDYVEVERRYEKYANVDPPGSYVQRGALLVKQGQVITPFDVVGLLDVGVTTVPVYRKATVGIVATGDELVVPPIDPEVAAELVMRGKVIESTATLVEWYIRTFMPYVEVREKVVTGDKHEEVRAAVDRFLAQYDAVIITGGAGPSEIDHFYKLGYQGLRGFRMRPGRPTSVAVVEGKPIFGLSGYPISALHGVVRIVEPVLRHMANVTRGMGQGWTYATITQDVRGEMAQIVRVRLELGEGGLYATPIKVHHHSFTEVDACGVALIPPGGVKKGDVVAVLAYRDVRRLGPTLG, encoded by the coding sequence ATGCGCTACCTCGCCGGGCTTAATCCGCTGGCGAAAGTGGCAGAGATACTGCCCCTCGTTAAGAAGATCGGCGATGTGAAGAAGATCGCAACCTGGGACGCCGTTGGCTATGTGGCAGCTCGCGACGTCGCGGCACCGCACGACTATCCCCCATACCCCAGAGCCGCCTACGACGGATACGCCGTCAGCTCCGAGGCCACCCCCGGCAGATTTAAAGTGGTTGGGAGAGTCTTGGTGGGGCAATTCAGGAGAGATCTCTCCCTCAAGCCGGGGGAGACGGTGTATGTAACAGTGGGCGCCTTTCTGCCAGAGGGGGCAGACGCGGTTGTGCCAGAGGAGGCTGTCAAAAGAGAGGGGGACTACGTAGAGGTGGAGAGGAGGTATGAGAAATACGCCAACGTGGACCCGCCCGGCTCCTACGTGCAGAGGGGGGCGCTTCTAGTTAAACAAGGCCAGGTAATTACGCCCTTTGACGTCGTCGGCCTCTTAGACGTAGGCGTGACCACTGTGCCAGTGTATAGAAAGGCTACTGTGGGCATAGTGGCCACTGGGGACGAGCTAGTGGTTCCCCCCATAGACCCAGAGGTGGCGGCTGAGCTTGTGATGAGGGGGAAAGTCATTGAGTCTACGGCGACTTTGGTAGAGTGGTACATAAGGACGTTTATGCCCTATGTAGAGGTCAGAGAGAAGGTGGTTACTGGCGATAAACATGAGGAAGTTAGAGCCGCCGTTGACCGCTTCTTGGCTCAGTACGACGCCGTGATTATAACCGGGGGGGCTGGGCCCAGCGAGATAGACCACTTCTACAAGTTGGGCTACCAGGGGCTGAGGGGGTTCCGCATGAGGCCTGGCCGCCCCACCAGCGTCGCCGTAGTAGAGGGCAAGCCCATCTTCGGCCTCTCTGGGTACCCCATAAGCGCGTTACACGGCGTAGTTCGAATCGTGGAGCCAGTGCTACGCCACATGGCAAATGTGACCCGGGGAATGGGCCAGGGCTGGACCTACGCCACAATTACCCAAGACGTGAGGGGCGAGATGGCGCAAATCGTTAGAGTGAGGCTAGAGCTGGGAGAGGGCGGCCTCTACGCCACGCCTATAAAAGTGCACCACCACAGCTTTACAGAGGTGGACGCCTGCGGCGTAGCGCTGATTCCTCCCGGCGGCGTGAAAAAGGGCGACGTTGTTGCCGTGCTTGCCTATAGAGACGTGAGGCGGCTAGGCCCTACACTTGGCTAG
- a CDS encoding phosphoribosyltransferase, with protein MPKVPVKVVSFDEIVEWSRLLAEKIRGSGWSPDVIVAIARGGYVPARLLCDWLGVTDLVSIQIVHWPVAAQVAEKAYVKYPVNVDLSGKRVLIVDDIVDTGDSVELAKRSIEGCCRPAEVKTAALQLITSVAKFVPDFYAVEVKEWAWFAYPWNAVEDAVGFIMKIVRETGKSEWCLDEMLQAHLEWYGREYVEKRFGHILYALDMLASRGAIRLAKCRA; from the coding sequence GTGCCCAAGGTGCCAGTTAAGGTGGTGTCCTTCGACGAAATAGTAGAGTGGAGCAGGTTGTTGGCTGAAAAGATCAGGGGGAGTGGGTGGTCGCCAGACGTCATTGTGGCAATTGCCAGAGGCGGCTATGTGCCAGCCCGCTTGCTCTGTGATTGGCTGGGCGTAACCGACTTGGTCAGTATACAAATAGTGCACTGGCCCGTTGCAGCGCAGGTGGCCGAGAAGGCGTATGTGAAATATCCCGTAAACGTGGATCTCTCGGGCAAACGCGTACTTATAGTGGACGACATAGTGGACACGGGGGACAGCGTGGAGCTGGCGAAGAGGAGCATCGAGGGGTGTTGTAGGCCGGCTGAGGTGAAGACGGCGGCGCTACAGTTAATCACAAGCGTGGCCAAGTTTGTGCCCGACTTCTACGCGGTGGAGGTGAAGGAGTGGGCCTGGTTTGCCTACCCGTGGAACGCAGTGGAAGACGCCGTCGGCTTCATTATGAAGATTGTTAGAGAGACTGGCAAGTCTGAGTGGTGTCTCGACGAGATGTTACAGGCACACTTGGAGTGGTACGGCCGGGAGTATGTGGAAAAGCGCTTTGGCCACATACTCTACGCCTTGGACATGTTGGCGAGCAGAGGGGCTATAAGGCTAGCCAAGTGTAGGGCCTAG
- a CDS encoding RNA-protein complex protein Nop10, protein MKSLLRRCKNCGWYTLSKASCPKCGGEVEVPHPPKFSPEDKYQRYRILQKALLGTLPVKEETRRKILEEFAAVVEGSG, encoded by the coding sequence GTGAAGTCGCTTCTGAGGCGTTGTAAAAACTGCGGCTGGTACACGCTTTCGAAGGCCAGCTGCCCGAAGTGCGGGGGCGAGGTCGAGGTGCCTCACCCGCCTAAGTTTTCCCCCGAGGACAAGTACCAGCGGTATAGAATTTTACAAAAGGCGTTGCTCGGGACACTCCCCGTGAAAGAGGAAACGAGGAGGAAGATCTTGGAGGAATTCGCCGCCGTGGTGGAGGGGAGCGGCTAG
- a CDS encoding geranylgeranylglyceryl/heptaprenylglyceryl phosphate synthase: MKLVDYLLEGSVKHFTLIDPDKSVDYLKIVRYALDAGTDGILVGGSLGIRETQMTQVVKDIKSVAHVPVVLFPGSPSQLTEEADGVLFLSVLNSLDPYFIIGAQVQGAVLIAKHFPRLEVISTAYVIVGDGGAAGFVSMSKPIPYARWDLAVAYALAAYYIGFGAVYLEAGSGAPQPVPPEMVRAVRKVFPRVLIVGGGIRSGEAARQLARERPNVIVTGTLAEEQPEKLAEVVRAIKSSL; this comes from the coding sequence ATGAAGCTAGTTGACTACCTACTGGAGGGCAGCGTTAAACACTTCACGCTGATAGACCCCGACAAGTCGGTGGACTATTTGAAGATAGTGAGATACGCACTTGACGCGGGGACAGACGGAATCTTGGTGGGCGGCTCTTTGGGCATTAGAGAGACGCAGATGACGCAAGTGGTGAAGGACATCAAGTCTGTGGCACACGTCCCCGTGGTCCTATTCCCCGGCTCTCCGAGCCAGCTCACAGAGGAGGCCGACGGCGTTTTGTTCCTCAGCGTATTAAACTCCCTAGACCCCTACTTCATAATTGGGGCGCAGGTGCAAGGCGCTGTGTTAATAGCCAAACACTTCCCAAGGCTAGAGGTGATATCCACCGCATACGTCATCGTGGGCGACGGAGGAGCGGCAGGATTTGTCTCCATGAGCAAGCCAATTCCCTACGCCCGGTGGGACTTGGCCGTGGCTTACGCGCTCGCCGCCTACTACATAGGCTTCGGCGCCGTGTACCTAGAGGCCGGGAGCGGGGCTCCGCAGCCGGTGCCGCCGGAGATGGTGAGGGCGGTGAGAAAAGTCTTCCCAAGAGTTTTAATAGTGGGCGGAGGGATAAGAAGCGGCGAGGCGGCGCGTCAATTGGCGCGAGAGAGGCCTAATGTAATTGTGACGGGGACCTTAGCCGAGGAGCAACCCGAGAAGCTTGCCGAAGTCGTCAGAGCTATAAAATCAAGCCTTTAA
- a CDS encoding 30S ribosomal protein S19e, giving the protein MTSVKDVPADLLIAELAKYIKDNVPQVKPPVWAPFVKTGANKERPPMSEDWWYIRAASIMRKLYIYGPVGVGSLRTAYGYRAKIGDKTRPERTRKAGGAIIRKILQQLEHAGFVTKTKRGRVLTPEGKSLVDRVAARIAKELVKQRPELAKYVAPPKE; this is encoded by the coding sequence GTGACTTCGGTGAAAGACGTGCCAGCAGACTTGTTAATAGCGGAGTTGGCGAAGTACATAAAGGACAACGTGCCGCAGGTCAAGCCGCCTGTCTGGGCGCCTTTTGTAAAAACTGGGGCCAATAAGGAGAGGCCGCCCATGAGCGAGGACTGGTGGTACATACGTGCCGCCTCTATTATGAGAAAGCTTTACATATATGGACCCGTCGGCGTCGGTTCTCTTAGAACCGCCTATGGCTACAGGGCCAAGATAGGCGACAAGACTAGGCCCGAGAGAACTAGAAAGGCAGGCGGCGCAATAATTAGGAAGATTCTACAACAGCTAGAACATGCGGGTTTTGTGACAAAGACCAAGAGGGGGCGCGTGTTGACGCCAGAGGGCAAGTCTCTTGTGGACAGAGTCGCCGCCCGTATTGCAAAAGAGTTGGTGAAGCAGAGGCCTGAGCTCGCCAAATACGTCGCGCCGCCCAAGGAGTAA
- a CDS encoding STT3 domain-containing protein, with protein MDRKERILLVTSSLLAAFAIALYARMYRVFLWGWWLDEFDPYVRYYLAKYTLEHGAGWWWSGAQFLQFWYPYGVDWGKVLLPGTSFYGLFVYALLRPFGVDLWHAVVAAPAIMNSLAVFSMFYLGYKVGQELGEGGLRVGLLSAMLTAVMPAFIERGFAAWFDDEPISLFLIPLGLALLLDGLRRPLMGALAGVALGYVAWTWGAHFYVWNLVGLYALLLPTYYFLKLAFTPAAPSKAKRGPAPPAVQLPFDARNFFLSYLLFYLLYGVFVATIPRYGVNTLISAFNIIPTFGLAAALATWLLDSKLGVTRTVELLRRYMWLVVAVVLAGIGIFVAALATGAIGGKYLATLFPVGRSAIVASVAEHSTTSFVQIVARYGPVLPFILAGVPYLFTPGGLLALSYLATAGYAAATMVRLLVLLAPIATVVAAVGIAKAMENKRLGLLVALAAIISVAMLLSSVMPALNAQRLNYGEGLARQPTQIATSAVGVVSEDFLDMLMWMKTRLPIYEPVASWWDYGYWISIIGNKTSLADNSTINATQIGKIGLALMAPPQVGAEIFTKDFRTKYVLAIMPYIATPLSAGYLLVHEYPPGGDFLKSYWMARIALENVGDAAKILGATSTNFEDFFYTKVMSYPGPPPSATYAYFTIQGSYYPVPLSLNRTLYAMLFSKVRLVPAYGNATEQYAWMFEGVYQQGVFTTFRDLKLTGGNVYLPGYAPRLAGALQYTIQGWTSGSVEVVADPLTGAKEQVPFITTATRPLRLVYVSRPHGWVVLYEVGP; from the coding sequence ATGGATAGGAAAGAGAGGATTCTCCTCGTCACGTCGTCTCTGCTTGCCGCGTTTGCCATAGCCTTATACGCAAGAATGTACCGCGTCTTCCTATGGGGGTGGTGGCTCGACGAGTTTGACCCATATGTCCGCTACTACTTGGCCAAGTACACGTTGGAGCACGGCGCTGGGTGGTGGTGGAGCGGTGCGCAGTTTTTACAGTTCTGGTACCCCTACGGCGTCGATTGGGGCAAAGTTCTTCTGCCGGGCACCTCTTTCTACGGCTTGTTTGTCTACGCGCTTCTCCGCCCATTCGGCGTTGATCTGTGGCACGCCGTAGTAGCGGCGCCGGCGATTATGAACTCTCTCGCCGTCTTCTCCATGTTCTACCTTGGGTACAAAGTGGGCCAGGAGCTGGGGGAGGGGGGTCTCAGAGTGGGGCTGCTCTCTGCCATGCTTACCGCCGTTATGCCCGCCTTCATTGAGCGCGGCTTTGCCGCGTGGTTCGACGACGAGCCCATAAGTCTTTTTCTAATACCCCTGGGCCTAGCCCTCTTGTTGGACGGGCTGAGGAGGCCTTTGATGGGGGCTCTCGCCGGCGTAGCGCTTGGCTATGTGGCGTGGACGTGGGGCGCGCACTTCTACGTGTGGAACTTGGTGGGCCTCTACGCGCTCCTCTTGCCTACTTACTACTTCCTAAAGCTCGCGTTTACGCCGGCGGCGCCTTCTAAGGCGAAGAGGGGGCCGGCGCCTCCTGCGGTCCAGCTCCCCTTTGACGCCAGGAACTTCTTCCTCTCCTACCTCCTCTTCTACTTGCTCTACGGCGTCTTCGTGGCCACAATACCTAGATACGGCGTAAATACGCTCATAAGTGCCTTTAACATTATCCCGACCTTTGGCTTAGCCGCCGCCTTAGCTACATGGCTTTTAGACTCAAAGCTCGGCGTTACGAGGACCGTGGAGCTCTTGAGGAGGTATATGTGGCTCGTCGTGGCCGTGGTCCTCGCCGGCATCGGCATATTCGTAGCAGCGCTGGCCACAGGCGCCATAGGGGGGAAGTACCTCGCCACTCTTTTCCCCGTTGGTCGCTCCGCCATTGTGGCCAGCGTGGCGGAGCACAGCACAACTTCCTTTGTTCAAATTGTGGCTAGGTATGGCCCAGTGTTGCCGTTTATACTCGCGGGGGTGCCCTACCTCTTCACGCCCGGCGGCCTTTTGGCGCTGTCCTACTTAGCCACGGCGGGCTACGCCGCAGCGACGATGGTCCGCCTCCTCGTGCTACTGGCCCCCATAGCCACTGTTGTGGCCGCTGTGGGCATTGCCAAGGCAATGGAAAACAAGAGGCTGGGCCTACTGGTGGCCCTCGCGGCTATTATATCCGTGGCCATGTTGCTCTCCTCGGTGATGCCCGCCCTCAATGCCCAGAGACTTAACTACGGCGAGGGGCTCGCGAGACAGCCTACGCAGATTGCAACGTCGGCCGTCGGCGTTGTAAGTGAGGACTTCCTCGACATGTTGATGTGGATGAAGACGAGGCTACCGATCTACGAGCCTGTGGCGTCGTGGTGGGACTACGGCTACTGGATCTCGATAATAGGCAATAAGACGAGTCTCGCCGACAATTCCACAATAAACGCGACGCAGATTGGGAAGATAGGCCTCGCGCTTATGGCCCCGCCGCAGGTAGGCGCAGAAATATTTACCAAGGACTTCCGCACGAAGTACGTCTTGGCGATAATGCCGTACATAGCCACTCCACTGTCTGCGGGCTATCTGCTTGTTCACGAATACCCGCCCGGCGGCGACTTTTTAAAGTCCTACTGGATGGCGCGTATAGCGCTTGAGAACGTCGGCGATGCGGCCAAGATACTGGGCGCCACGTCGACGAACTTCGAAGACTTCTTCTACACAAAGGTCATGAGCTACCCAGGCCCGCCGCCCAGCGCCACGTACGCCTATTTCACTATACAGGGGAGCTACTACCCGGTCCCCCTCAGCTTAAATAGGACGCTTTACGCTATGTTGTTCAGCAAGGTTAGGCTTGTCCCCGCCTACGGCAACGCCACCGAGCAGTACGCGTGGATGTTCGAGGGCGTGTATCAACAAGGCGTCTTCACCACGTTTAGAGACCTCAAGCTGACGGGGGGCAACGTGTACCTGCCCGGGTATGCGCCAAGGCTGGCAGGGGCTCTCCAGTACACAATACAGGGGTGGACCTCCGGGAGCGTGGAGGTGGTGGCCGACCCGCTTACTGGCGCAAAGGAGCAGGTGCCGTTTATTACAACGGCGACGAGGCCTCTGAGGCTTGTCTACGTCTCTAGGCCCCATGGGTGGGTTGTGCTGTACGAAGTGGGGCCGTGA
- the priS gene encoding DNA primase catalytic subunit PriS, which translates to MIVEVFFRNYYRNYAKLEVDEVEKREFAFQPFVGGMVRHKAFKNLEELKRHLVEKTPRHVYYSTARYERPWEEDMERKGWLGADLVFDIDGDHLDTEACRESKVVSLACLEDAKEEANKLIDVLTEELGLKPTKVVFSGNRGFHVHVVDEEVLALGQKERRELVNYLKAVGFDPSKFHMKVGRRKVVLYEEEAVGNLLRIRRGIEDPEALKVEVDEVVTQDVHRLIRAPGSLNGKTGLVALPLSVRDLEKEVAHIVERAIAFRKGNLRLRFEKPFQGTVLFEKVEAREGDIKTLPAHVAIYLELQEFGKIYD; encoded by the coding sequence GTGATTGTAGAAGTATTTTTCCGCAACTACTACAGGAACTACGCGAAGCTGGAAGTAGACGAGGTGGAAAAGAGGGAGTTCGCCTTCCAGCCCTTTGTCGGCGGCATGGTTAGGCACAAGGCCTTTAAAAACCTCGAAGAGCTGAAGAGGCACTTGGTTGAGAAGACGCCTCGGCACGTCTACTACTCCACCGCCCGGTACGAGAGGCCTTGGGAGGAGGACATGGAGCGAAAGGGCTGGCTAGGCGCCGACTTAGTATTTGACATAGATGGAGACCACCTCGACACTGAGGCGTGTAGAGAGAGCAAGGTGGTGTCTTTGGCGTGTCTAGAGGACGCCAAGGAGGAGGCCAACAAGCTCATAGACGTGTTGACAGAGGAGCTGGGCCTTAAGCCGACTAAGGTCGTATTCTCCGGCAACAGGGGATTCCACGTGCACGTGGTCGATGAAGAGGTGTTGGCCCTTGGGCAAAAGGAGCGTAGAGAGCTTGTGAACTACCTAAAGGCAGTCGGGTTTGACCCCTCTAAGTTCCACATGAAGGTGGGGAGGCGGAAGGTCGTGTTGTACGAGGAGGAGGCCGTGGGCAACCTCTTGCGCATTAGGAGAGGCATAGAGGACCCCGAGGCGTTGAAGGTTGAGGTAGACGAGGTGGTGACGCAGGACGTGCATAGGCTCATAAGGGCCCCCGGCTCGCTCAACGGGAAGACGGGCCTCGTGGCATTGCCTCTCTCAGTGAGAGACTTGGAAAAAGAAGTGGCGCACATAGTCGAGAGGGCTATCGCCTTTAGAAAGGGGAATTTGAGGCTGAGGTTCGAAAAGCCGTTCCAGGGCACTGTGTTGTTTGAAAAAGTGGAGGCGAGAGAGGGCGACATTAAGACGCTGCCAGCACATGTGGCCATATACCTAGAGCTACAGGAATTTGGCAAAATATATGATTGA
- the pcn gene encoding proliferating cell nuclear antigen (pcna), with product MPKYVLTYMDAKEFAYIIDSLSVLVEEASFVLRSDGLFLRALDASRTAMVDLSMPKEAFEEFPEVEEEVKLGFNFKDLKKLLRRVKKGDKISLEIEESRVKVKLVGKSVRSITLPMIEVVSEELPTPKVVFTALVKTSSDVLASAVKDADAVADEVKFEANEDAFVISAASDKGEVEVRLDKGSELVYEFDVKEPASARYSLEYLVDIVGKASKISDIATVELATAKPVLLTFDIPAGGRIAYYVAPRVE from the coding sequence ATGCCTAAGTATGTTCTAACGTATATGGACGCCAAGGAGTTCGCGTACATAATAGACTCACTATCGGTGTTGGTGGAGGAGGCAAGCTTCGTGCTTAGGAGCGATGGCCTTTTTCTCCGCGCGTTAGACGCGTCTAGGACGGCCATGGTAGACCTCTCTATGCCTAAGGAGGCCTTTGAGGAATTCCCAGAGGTTGAGGAAGAGGTAAAGCTCGGCTTCAATTTTAAGGATCTTAAGAAGCTACTGCGGCGGGTGAAGAAGGGCGACAAGATAAGCCTTGAAATCGAGGAGTCCAGAGTCAAGGTGAAGCTGGTGGGCAAGTCTGTCAGATCTATAACTCTCCCCATGATTGAGGTGGTGTCTGAGGAGCTCCCAACGCCTAAGGTGGTCTTCACGGCGCTTGTCAAAACCAGTAGCGACGTATTGGCCTCTGCTGTGAAAGACGCAGACGCTGTAGCAGACGAGGTGAAGTTTGAGGCAAACGAGGACGCCTTTGTAATAAGCGCGGCCAGCGACAAGGGCGAGGTGGAAGTGCGGCTGGACAAGGGCAGCGAGCTTGTCTACGAGTTTGACGTAAAGGAGCCGGCCTCGGCCCGCTATTCGCTGGAGTACCTCGTGGACATCGTGGGCAAGGCGTCTAAAATAAGCGACATAGCCACTGTGGAGTTGGCCACTGCGAAGCCTGTCTTGCTCACCTTCGACATACCGGCCGGCGGCCGAATTGCCTACTACGTGGCGCCGAGGGTGGAGTGA
- a CDS encoding translation initiation factor IF-2 subunit alpha → MKLVKKDFPDVGELVIGTVKKIAEHGAYVYLDEYDLEAFAPTQEVVQSWFHSIRDYIKEGNKTVFKVISVNPKMRVVEVSLKRVRVDEKEKKLLLYRHRVRVLKLLEIAMKRLNRPPQEALNVLWYLEEQFGDPFKVFEEIVKTGPQVLDGLDLDDKLKELLVELARQQVEIPPTKISGVIKAVSVEGDGVEKIKAALTELLKALEAKYPQVSAKIYVIGPPRYRIDLVGKMPKQVEAAFNEVSALLQSLQKKYKVIASVQRIEQG, encoded by the coding sequence ATGAAGTTAGTGAAAAAGGATTTTCCAGACGTAGGCGAGTTAGTCATAGGCACAGTCAAAAAGATCGCGGAGCACGGGGCGTATGTGTACCTAGACGAATACGACTTGGAGGCCTTTGCGCCGACGCAAGAGGTGGTCCAGTCTTGGTTTCACAGCATTAGGGATTACATAAAGGAGGGCAATAAGACGGTGTTTAAGGTGATAAGCGTAAACCCCAAGATGCGCGTGGTAGAGGTTTCTCTCAAGAGAGTTAGAGTAGACGAGAAGGAGAAGAAGCTCCTCCTCTACCGCCACAGAGTCAGAGTGTTGAAGCTCTTGGAAATCGCCATGAAGAGGCTGAACAGGCCGCCACAAGAGGCTTTAAACGTCTTGTGGTATCTAGAGGAGCAGTTCGGCGACCCCTTCAAAGTCTTCGAAGAAATTGTGAAAACGGGGCCGCAGGTGTTAGACGGGTTAGACCTAGACGACAAGCTGAAGGAGCTCCTCGTAGAGCTGGCCCGGCAACAGGTGGAAATCCCACCCACGAAGATCTCCGGCGTAATTAAGGCCGTGAGCGTGGAGGGCGATGGCGTTGAGAAGATAAAGGCCGCATTGACGGAGTTGCTCAAGGCTCTGGAGGCAAAGTATCCACAAGTCTCGGCCAAAATCTACGTGATAGGCCCGCCGCGGTATCGGATAGACTTGGTGGGCAAAATGCCGAAGCAGGTAGAGGCGGCGTTTAACGAGGTCTCAGCCCTCCTACAGTCTCTACAGAAGAAGTACAAGGTAATTGCAAGCGTCCAGAGAATAGAGCAGGGCTAG
- a CDS encoding transcription factor S: MRFCPNDKSLLIPVKKGDRTVLRCPKCGYEEEVSQEVRGRYQSKSAVENKNQLIVVADNAVNLPKVKTRGCPKCGHDEAYFWVQQTRAADEPPTRFYKCTKCGHVWREYE, encoded by the coding sequence GTGAGATTTTGTCCAAACGACAAGAGCTTGTTAATCCCAGTAAAGAAGGGCGATCGCACAGTGCTTAGATGTCCCAAATGCGGCTACGAGGAGGAGGTGTCTCAAGAGGTTAGAGGCAGGTACCAGAGCAAATCCGCAGTAGAAAACAAAAACCAACTCATAGTAGTTGCAGACAACGCAGTTAACTTGCCCAAGGTAAAGACGCGGGGTTGCCCAAAGTGCGGCCACGACGAGGCCTACTTCTGGGTTCAGCAGACGAGAGCCGCCGACGAGCCTCCCACCAGATTCTACAAGTGTACAAAATGCGGCCACGTGTGGCGGGAATACGAATAG
- a CDS encoding DNA replication complex subunit Gins51: MIEKLRLWLAAEANSRFLTEPPYGSYAEAAEQFVRDLQNSPLPQSIAEQVKAHVYSTLVTIVELRTRKILWELSQGREPKNTTAEEERLIRPLLKILRARPHRREAQEYVIVQFVTPHPAIITEDFKQIGPFNKGDLAKLPPRDAKDLEERGVARLLRLED; the protein is encoded by the coding sequence ATGATTGAGAAGCTGAGGCTCTGGTTAGCCGCTGAGGCTAACTCGCGCTTTCTCACAGAGCCGCCGTACGGCTCGTACGCAGAGGCGGCTGAGCAGTTTGTCAGAGATTTGCAGAACTCGCCGCTGCCGCAGAGCATAGCGGAGCAGGTTAAAGCCCATGTCTACTCCACGTTGGTCACGATAGTGGAACTTAGAACGCGGAAGATACTGTGGGAACTGAGCCAAGGCCGCGAGCCTAAGAATACGACGGCAGAAGAGGAGAGGCTCATACGGCCGTTGTTGAAAATCCTCCGTGCCAGACCCCACCGGAGAGAGGCGCAGGAGTATGTGATTGTACAATTCGTAACTCCCCACCCTGCCATAATAACTGAGGACTTTAAACAGATAGGTCCCTTTAACAAGGGCGACTTGGCTAAACTGCCTCCCCGCGACGCGAAAGACCTAGAGGAAAGGGGCGTTGCCAGACTCCTCCGGCTTGAAGACTAA
- a CDS encoding 50S ribosomal protein L39e: protein MARNKPLGKKLRLAAALNSNRNPPLWVIAKTKRRVTRSPARRHWRRQKLKA from the coding sequence ATGGCTAGAAACAAGCCGCTGGGCAAGAAGCTTAGGCTCGCCGCGGCTTTAAACAGCAACAGAAACCCTCCCCTGTGGGTCATCGCCAAGACAAAAAGGAGGGTTACTAGGTCCCCCGCGAGGCGGCACTGGAGAAGGCAGAAGTTAAAGGCTTGA
- a CDS encoding DNA-binding protein: MAEAEDRELEELRRKKLEELQKRAEAERQAQIAAAQRRAVLKRILTPEALARLDNIRVVRPDIVEALEQQLISLASSGRVKVPIDDETLKKILEAVYSQTRQEYRFRL; this comes from the coding sequence ATGGCAGAGGCCGAGGATAGAGAGCTTGAAGAACTTAGAAGGAAAAAGCTCGAGGAGCTACAAAAGAGGGCAGAGGCAGAGCGGCAGGCGCAAATAGCGGCGGCCCAGAGGAGGGCAGTGCTCAAGAGGATACTAACGCCGGAGGCCTTGGCGAGGCTAGACAACATTAGAGTCGTAAGGCCGGACATCGTGGAGGCGCTGGAGCAACAATTGATCTCCCTGGCCTCCTCTGGAAGAGTAAAAGTGCCAATAGACGACGAGACTTTGAAGAAGATCCTAGAGGCTGTGTACAGCCAAACCCGGCAAGAGTACAGATTCCGACTCTGA
- a CDS encoding 30S ribosomal protein S27e codes for MPQRFSRVLIPQPRSRFVRLRCPDCGNEQVTFSHAAMVVRCLVCGRVLAQPTGGKAIFAGHVVKVLE; via the coding sequence ATGCCACAGAGGTTCAGCAGAGTCCTAATACCACAGCCTCGGTCTAGGTTTGTTAGACTTAGGTGCCCCGACTGTGGAAACGAGCAGGTAACCTTTAGCCACGCCGCGATGGTGGTGCGCTGTCTCGTGTGCGGCAGAGTTTTGGCGCAACCCACCGGTGGGAAGGCGATTTTCGCAGGCCACGTCGTAAAAGTTTTAGAATAG
- a CDS encoding SWIM zinc finger family protein, whose product MRQQPIDEEIRQFLLSLAKALGMRVEDVLDLYFYVSPATVRLVEVVEQGGEIVGVRLAVKSRKRTDVWYYTSVGLYGAKCTCRGNAVGGKICRHIIIGLITWHMSSLLKKGRGVDLSRLAWLKS is encoded by the coding sequence ATGAGGCAGCAGCCTATCGACGAGGAGATTAGGCAGTTTCTCCTGTCTTTAGCCAAGGCGCTGGGCATGAGAGTTGAGGACGTTCTAGACCTCTACTTCTACGTCTCGCCGGCCACCGTAAGGCTTGTGGAAGTGGTGGAGCAGGGCGGGGAGATCGTCGGAGTTAGGCTGGCCGTGAAGTCTAGGAAGAGGACCGACGTGTGGTACTACACCTCGGTGGGCCTATACGGCGCCAAGTGCACATGTAGAGGCAACGCCGTGGGGGGGAAGATATGCCGCCACATAATAATTGGGCTAATTACGTGGCATATGTCTTCTCTCTTGAAGAAAGGCCGCGGGGTAGACCTCTCGAGGCTGGCGTGGCTGAAGTCGTAA
- a CDS encoding 50S ribosomal protein L44e yields the protein MKFPKSVNMYCPRCNTYTQHSVSNYHGGQRRSLAEGQRRYERKLKGYGSTPKPKQKRFAKVNKKVTLVFTCTKCGYKIVKSLGRMKKVELV from the coding sequence GTGAAGTTTCCCAAGAGCGTAAATATGTACTGTCCACGGTGTAACACATATACGCAGCATAGCGTGTCCAACTACCACGGAGGTCAGAGGAGGTCGCTGGCGGAGGGCCAGAGGAGGTATGAGAGAAAGTTGAAGGGGTACGGCTCCACTCCTAAGCCTAAGCAGAAGAGGTTTGCCAAGGTCAATAAAAAGGTGACCTTAGTATTTACCTGCACTAAGTGCGGCTACAAAATTGTGAAGAGCTTAGGCAGGATGAAGAAGGTGGAACTGGTGTAG